A region from the Dehalococcoidia bacterium genome encodes:
- the hemA gene encoding glutamyl-tRNA reductase gives MKLVVVGISHKSAPVDVRERLAVPGESLKDALAFLGRYVRAGAILSTCNRTEVYAVGDSSENTSRTLVKYLAEHHRLPAAEFAHYLYSYEDEETVMHLSRVAAGVDSLIVGEAQVLGQVRRALEVSGDAHMVSQPISRLFHHALRVGRRAREETAIGRNATSVSFAAVEMARRIWGSLDSRVVLVLSAGGAGKITARTLRDLGAARLIVANRTPEKAVELAQELDGQAVSWESVPQALIEADIVISSTGAHGYVLTEEAVAEAMARRAERPLLLVDIAMPRDIDPRAGSLPGVHLYNIDDLRTVAEANLRGREDEIQKVETIVEQETDRFLRWWRSQELVPVISAIQAKADAIRERELQRTLKRLPALGPQEQAQVEAMTRAIVSKLLHDPIATLKEQGQQDGYARTARALFKLDEPPVP, from the coding sequence GTGAAACTGGTCGTTGTCGGGATTAGCCACAAGAGCGCTCCGGTGGACGTCCGGGAGCGACTCGCCGTCCCCGGGGAGAGCCTCAAGGACGCCCTGGCGTTCCTGGGCCGCTACGTCCGCGCGGGCGCCATCCTCTCCACCTGCAACCGCACCGAGGTCTATGCCGTCGGCGACAGCTCCGAGAATACCTCGCGGACACTGGTCAAATACCTGGCCGAGCACCACCGGCTGCCCGCCGCGGAGTTCGCGCACTACCTCTACTCCTACGAGGACGAGGAGACCGTGATGCACCTGTCCCGCGTGGCGGCGGGAGTTGACTCGCTGATCGTGGGCGAGGCGCAGGTGCTGGGGCAGGTCCGTCGCGCGCTGGAGGTCTCCGGCGACGCCCACATGGTGTCCCAGCCCATCTCGCGCCTGTTTCACCATGCCCTCCGCGTGGGACGCCGCGCGCGGGAGGAGACCGCCATCGGCAGGAACGCGACGTCGGTGAGCTTTGCAGCGGTGGAAATGGCGCGGCGCATCTGGGGCAGCCTTGACTCACGCGTCGTGCTGGTCCTGTCCGCGGGCGGCGCGGGAAAGATAACGGCCCGAACGCTGCGCGACCTGGGCGCGGCCCGGCTCATCGTCGCCAACCGCACGCCGGAGAAGGCGGTGGAGCTGGCCCAGGAGCTGGACGGCCAGGCGGTGTCCTGGGAAAGCGTGCCCCAGGCGCTCATTGAGGCGGACATCGTCATCAGTTCCACGGGCGCGCACGGCTACGTGCTCACGGAGGAGGCGGTGGCCGAGGCCATGGCCCGGCGGGCGGAACGCCCGCTGCTTCTCGTGGACATCGCCATGCCGCGTGACATTGACCCCCGCGCCGGCTCGCTTCCGGGCGTGCATCTGTACAACATAGACGACCTCCGCACGGTGGCCGAGGCCAACCTCCGCGGGCGGGAGGACGAAATCCAGAAGGTGGAGACCATCGTGGAGCAGGAAACGGACCGGTTCCTCCGCTGGTGGCGCTCCCAGGAGCTTGTCCCCGTCATCTCCGCCATCCAGGCGAAGGCCGACGCCATCCGCGAGCGCGAGCTTCAGCGGACGCTGAAGCGCCTGCCCGCGCTCGGCCCCCAGGAGCAGGCCCAGGTGGAGGCCATGACGCGGGCCATCGT
- a CDS encoding bifunctional precorrin-2 dehydrogenase/sirohydrochlorin ferrochelatase, with product MPSYYPVFLNLQDRRCVVIGGGDIAERKVLALRECGARLTLISPAVTPTLQRLAVELSLELRRRAYQAGDLAGAWLAIAATDDTVVNQAVQREAEERGIFVNVVDVSPLCSFIAPSIVRRGEITLAISTGGVGPALARHIREKLERVVGPEYASLAHVVADARKALRARGRRASPERWRECLNDSLLELVRQKRLDEARDHLLQDLLREGERRRLVTSARPGPIGDTP from the coding sequence ATGCCAAGCTACTACCCCGTCTTTCTGAACCTGCAGGACCGCCGGTGCGTCGTCATCGGCGGAGGCGACATCGCGGAGCGAAAAGTGCTCGCCCTCAGGGAGTGCGGCGCGCGGCTCACGCTCATCAGCCCTGCCGTGACGCCCACGCTCCAACGCCTTGCTGTTGAGCTATCGCTGGAACTCCGGCGCCGCGCCTACCAGGCGGGCGACCTGGCGGGGGCATGGCTGGCGATCGCCGCCACGGACGACACCGTGGTCAACCAGGCCGTCCAGCGTGAGGCGGAGGAGCGCGGTATCTTCGTGAACGTGGTTGACGTTTCCCCCCTGTGCTCGTTCATTGCGCCGTCCATCGTGCGTCGCGGCGAGATTACGCTGGCCATATCCACGGGCGGCGTTGGCCCCGCCCTGGCGCGTCATATACGGGAGAAGCTGGAGCGCGTCGTGGGGCCTGAGTACGCCAGCCTGGCCCACGTGGTGGCTGACGCGCGCAAGGCGCTTCGTGCGCGGGGCAGGCGGGCGTCGCCGGAGCGATGGCGGGAGTGCCTCAACGACAGTCTTCTGGAGCTTGTGCGCCAGAAGAGGCTGGACGAGGCCAGAGACCACTTGCTGCAAGACTTGCTTCGGGAAGGGGAACGGAGGCGTCTGGTGACCTCCGCGCGGCCCGGCCCGATTGGAGATACGCCGTGA
- a CDS encoding Lrp/AsnC family transcriptional regulator: protein MTTDTAADIDLLDRKILNVVQTSIPLIETPYMAIAEQAGASEEEVLKRLTDLRSKHVLRQMSAIFDTRRLGYKSSLVAMRFRPERLPEGARVINAHPGVSHNYERTHEYNLWFTLAVPPAETIEQAVEELARKSGAEAYRILPTIHFFKVGVNFDMMAEETSAFDYSPSAVEGWQSPLPLTDFDIACIRELQGDLPAEHRPFKGMAERLGVTEAQLLAKARELIDRKIMRRFSAVLHHRRAGFKANVMVVWKVPKEKGEEIGKIMASFPQVSHCYQRPTYPDWLYSHFTMVHAVTRQRCEEIALHISQKTGITDYAMLFSVREWKKTRVKYFM from the coding sequence GTGACTACGGATACCGCTGCGGACATAGACCTGCTTGACCGGAAGATCCTGAACGTCGTCCAGACGTCCATCCCCCTGATAGAGACCCCCTACATGGCAATCGCCGAGCAGGCGGGCGCCTCCGAAGAAGAGGTGCTCAAGCGCCTCACTGACCTGCGGAGCAAGCATGTGCTCCGGCAGATGAGCGCCATCTTCGACACCCGTCGCCTGGGCTACAAAAGCTCCCTGGTGGCCATGCGCTTCCGCCCGGAGCGGCTGCCGGAAGGCGCCCGCGTCATCAACGCGCACCCGGGCGTCAGCCACAACTACGAGCGGACGCATGAGTACAACCTCTGGTTCACCCTCGCCGTGCCGCCCGCCGAGACAATCGAGCAGGCAGTGGAGGAACTGGCCCGCAAGTCGGGCGCCGAGGCCTACCGCATCCTGCCCACCATCCATTTCTTCAAGGTGGGCGTCAACTTCGACATGATGGCGGAGGAGACATCCGCTTTCGACTACAGCCCCAGCGCCGTCGAGGGCTGGCAGTCCCCCCTTCCTCTGACCGACTTCGACATCGCCTGCATACGCGAGCTGCAGGGCGACCTTCCCGCGGAGCACCGGCCCTTCAAGGGCATGGCCGAGCGCCTGGGCGTCACCGAGGCCCAACTGCTGGCGAAGGCGCGGGAGCTCATAGACCGGAAGATTATGCGGCGCTTCAGCGCGGTGCTGCACCATCGGCGCGCCGGATTCAAGGCCAACGTGATGGTGGTCTGGAAGGTGCCGAAGGAGAAGGGCGAGGAGATCGGCAAGATCATGGCCTCCTTCCCCCAGGTCAGCCACTGCTACCAGCGTCCCACGTACCCGGACTGGCTCTACTCGCACTTCACCATGGTCCACGCCGTGACCAGGCAGCGCTGCGAGGAGATAGCCTTGCATATCAGCCAGAAGACCGGCATCACGGACTACGCCATGCTGTTCAGCGTGCGCGAGTGGAAGAAGACTCGCGTCAAGTACTTCATGTAG